The Ischnura elegans chromosome 1, ioIscEleg1.1, whole genome shotgun sequence genome contains a region encoding:
- the LOC124163161 gene encoding phospholipid phosphatase 6: MGSRTRAPPALGKLLDIDEAFTDKFCKYSQRISLMRWLKNRSKSLEVSCHGIPWFAGLMLLIVITSSPSLHQLQVNLLFGLLLDVILVAVIKAYVRRRRPAKNRGDMFATFSIDNFSFPSGHASRAAFLTYFFTFLCPLPSYIILFVLVWANSVCLSRILLNRHYVMDVLAGVALGYAEGYILNILWLSEGLSCWLISWLSDTIFDEE, translated from the exons ATGGGAAGCCGAACTAGAGCACCCCCGGCTTTAGGGAAACTATTAGATATTGATGAAGCTTTTACTGATAAATTCTGCAAGTATTCTCAGCGAATATCTTTAATGAGATGGCTAAAAAATCGTTCGAAATCTTTGGAG GTTTCATGTCATGGCATACCATGGTTTGCTGGGTTAATGCTTCTTATTGTCATCACTTCTAGTCCATCGTTGCATCAGTTACAAGTCAACTTGTTGTTTG GTTTGCTTCTGGATGTCATCCTAGTCGCTGTTATTAAGGCATATGTGAGGAGGCGAAGGCCGGCAAAAAATCGTGGAGATATGTTTGCTACTTTCAGCATAGACAACTTTTCTTTTCCATCTGGACACGCATCGAGAGCTGCttttttgacttatttttttacatttttatgcccCTTGCCATCGTACATCATTCTGTTTGTCCTTGTGTGGGCTAATTCAGTTTGTCTGTCTAGGATATTATTGAATCGCCACTATGTCATGGATGTGCTTGCTGGTGTTGCTCTGGGATATGCTGAAGGGTACATTTTAAATATACTTTGGCTGAGTGAAGGTTTGTCATGCTGGCTAATCTCATGGTTGTCTGACACCATATTTGATGAGGAGTAA